In Perca fluviatilis chromosome 11, GENO_Pfluv_1.0, whole genome shotgun sequence, the following proteins share a genomic window:
- the rgs5b gene encoding regulator of G-protein signaling 5b — protein MCRGLESLPFTCLERAKELKALFGSLIQKSDHSITGQSKKDDKLRLNVDEPLKWMESFEKLLSSQNGLCLFRAFLVSEFSEENIAFYLACEDYRATKSSKLSTKAKKIYDQFIGSDAPQEVNLDHATKAITKENMEHPSQSCFNLAQAKIYTLMEKDCYPRFLKSCTYLELSRKAKTG, from the exons ATGTGCAGAGGACTTGAATCACTGCCTTTCACCTGCCTGGAGAG GGCAAAGGAGCTGAAAGCTTTGTTTGGAAGTTTAATACAAAAGTCAGATCACAGCATCACTGGCCAGTCAAAGAAAGATGACAAACTGAG GTTAAACGTCGACGAGCCTTTGAAATGGATGGAGTCGTTTGAGAAACTGTTGTCTAGTCAAA ATGGACTGTGCCTGTTCAGAGCGTTCCTGGTCTCAGAGTTCAGTGAGGAAAACATTGCCTTCTACTTGGCTTGTGAGGACTACCGGGCAACAAAATCTTCAAAACTGTCCACCAAAGCCAAGAAAATTTATGACCAGTTCATCGGCTCTGATGCACCACAAGAG GTTAATCTTGACCATGCAACCAAAGCCATCACAAAGGAGAACATGGAGCATCCCAGCCAATCCTGTTTCAATCTGGCCCAAGCCAAAATCTACACCCTGATGGAAAAAGACTGCTACCCTCGCTTCCTCAAGTCCTGCACATACCTGGAGCTCAGCAGAAAGGCTAAGACTGGCTAA